The genomic segment TCGCTATGCAGGCTCGCCGCACGTTTCTCTCCTCGCCGCAGGTAATTGCAGTACAGGAACAGCATTTGAAGAGCCTTGGTGAGCAGATGAAGGCGTGCTGGAAGACGCACACGATGCTGAGAGAGGAACTGCGCCACTTCGAGCAGTGCGAAGTGCGCGTGCCACACGTCACCTTCACCACGGCAGGCATGGACATCGAGCACTTTATCGCTTCATTACCACCGCGGATTGCACCCTGCGTCCTTCGCAGCGTCCCTTCGCACAGCTCTATGCGATCACTGGACAGCCTCGGAAGCGCAGAGACGCAAATGCTGCTGACGGCTCAGAacttctccctcacctcaAGTGACTACGACACTGATGAGAACACCGCTAAAGCGGCAAACGCAAGCCGCAAAGTTGCCGATGCGTCTGGCCGTGGCGGCAACGGATGTTCCCACAGCAGTCACCCCCTTACGCACCCTTCCCTGTGCCCTGCTGCCGCGtcagcatcgccgctggCGTCGTACATAAACCTCACGAGTATCGTTACCAGCACCCCAGCCTCGCCTGTCATACCAAAGAGACTGAAGTATGTCATTCGCTCCGCCACACTCGACCATGAGgagagcagaggcagcagcttcaAGAGCTGCATCGCGCCGCTCTACATGGACTCCGGGACATCGACCACCAACTCGCAAACGCGGGGACACAGTGAGCGCCATGTGACGTTCGCGCTGGAGCCGGAGGTGCTCGACGCGCGCCCTCGCTTCAGCGCCCACAGCCGCACCGTAGAGTTGCTAGAGCAGATTTGTCTGGACAAGCaggcgctgtggtgcgcgTTGCCAATGCTGGAGAGTGCCCTGGAAGAGCGCCTTGgtcagctggcgcagctgcgcgcgcagtGGAATGCGGCCACAGCAGGCGAAGCGCTGACCCCCATGCCAAGGGTCACGTCGCAGGTGTGTGAAATCGTTGCCCCTAGCGATGCTGGCCCCGAGTGCTACGCACATGCTGAAGCCGCGGCGTCCTCACAGAAGTCATTTTCATCGACGACCACGCCAGAGATAAAGACGGAGAGGAGCagacgaagcagcagcaaggtgAACCTGGAGGTGTGTACAAAGTGCTCCGTGATGTAAGCTGGGACAAGCAGTCGTCTTTACAGAGCCCAGCAGAACGATGGGAGGGGACTGCATCACACTCGTGCTGGGTTTCCGGGAAAGATGGAAGAAGCAGGCGCACGCAGTGAGAAGATGTCGTACTTTTGTTTTGACTCACGCGCATATTTCCCAgtcttgcccccccccccctgaggggaacacacacacaccatacacacacaacatTTCTTTTCGACAGTggctgtgtgcgcctcccTCTTGGGCTTCTTTCTGGGCAGTGAAGTGGACAGTTATCCGAGGCATTAgtgctctccccctcgttCTCGATTtatccctcccccttccacctcctccgccagtGCCTTTGCACACTCTCTGCGAATAAAAACCCCCACAGGGGACAGCGACGCGCGGGTGCGGATGTAAACAAATCGGAGATGGAATGGAAGCAAAAGACAGACCCACGCGTTGCGCCCATATACACAtatatacgtgtgtgtgtgtgtgtgtgtatgggtgcgAGTACAGGCGTGTGCATCCTTCTAGCACACCGTGTCTGCTTGCCCTTTCACTGCCAtcgctccaccaccaccaccttaACGGAGCAGCACCGTGGCCGTGGTGTTGCCTTTATTTTGCCCACGATCGCTTCCTCTGTAGatctcacccccctccctcccgtcTTTTCGTTTACATCCTATGCGCTGCGTATGTTGGATGAATCGTCGACATGATTCGAAGTGggcgcgaaaaaaaaaaacgtcaTGGTGACTGCCCAGTCTCTTCGGTACGGCGCCAGCCCAGGCCTGCTCGCTGACACCAAGAGTGGGTATCCCTGATGACAGGGGACGCCTCAGTACGTGGTATCCAGAGTGcagtgccccctcccccaactctctgtggggaagcTGGAGCGATggatcgctgctgctgtccggCGGTGAGGTCccggatggcgttgcgtcgaAGCGGCCTGCGACCGCGGACACGTCTGTCCAGTCCATGTGATTGGCCAGGGTGCCTTCGTAACTCGAACGCAGCTTAGCTCGGCCCTCGCTCTTTACTCGTGTGAGGAGCCTGAGTGTCACCCCAAAGGGAATGCccccaggtggcgaccggcgccATGGAAACGGCTGTGAAGCGACCTGCAGTGCGGGAGTGAGCAGCGTTCTGGGCATGGGCCATGTTTGGAggactgagtcggcgcactgctgtaagGCGTGCCTGCCGCGGCTTTGCACAACGCGATGGGCCTTGAGTGACCTGGGTCGAGTGGACTGACGTGGAACTCATGCACTGTAGGGAAGGAAATGGTCACATTGGACCTTAAAAGCGCACTGGTCTCTGTTGTCGCCTTGTCACTGTCACGCAACAGCACAGATGTGTTGACCTGTTTGTTTTTCGATATCTGCGTGTGGTCCGGTTTGTGTCCGCCTTTACCGTAGCAGGGCAAGCTGACTCGCTTGTTACCACGCTTattctctctgtgtgagtgttctctgtctctgcTAGTGTACAcattttttcttccccttttctctcgcttctttgGCATTCTATCTCCCTAAGAAACACGCGGACCTGCTGCCTCTGACCTACCATCTTCTCTTGCATTGTACGCTGTTCTGTTGCtgggtgggcgtgtgtgtgtgaggaggggggttATGCTTGCGtagctgtgcgtgcgtctctctgcctctccacctgcacctctcttccctacagacacacacctctTCCCACTCTTGCACTGGTCTCCTCGTCCTGCCCCTCTTttcgcgcgctctctctggCCGCCGCGGGCCTGTAGGAGTATTTGGTCAAATGCTGACATTATTTTCGCCTTCTCTGTGCACTTGGTCTATGCCTCAGTTTGTGCATCTGCGTAGACACACAGGATGTGCGTCGAGGCACAGAGCACTTTCggtttcgcttttttttcgttttcttgaGACCCTATTTCATGTTGCTCGTCTTCGTTTCGTGTCTGTTGGTAGTGGCAGCCCTGTTCCCTGAGAAGGCGGGTGCGCTACGGCAATAGGGTGCACGTGATCCATaagcgcatgtgtgtgcgtgtgggcgccACTAAAGGAAAGCAACCGTGATTGTCTAACTCCACACACTCAACTagtcttctctgtgtgttgtCCTTTGTGTTgtcctgtgtgtgtgttttgctcTGTCTGCACTTCTTTCACCCGCCTTCCCCCAATACCCACCCCTTAAACACAGACATACACATGGCACTCTTCAGCTGCACCTTTGTTGATTTACCTGTTCGACACGGTgcatccctccctccctccctcccaacACTACCGccgttgctgacgctgctgccgctgtgatTATGGTAAATTTactgtgttgttgttgttttcttgccgcctttctctctcatctctcgTGTGCTCGATTGTGAACCCCACGACGTCCGTGTGGCGCCCCTTTAttcctttcgttttcttctccctcccacctccgCAGCGTTGCTTGCTATCACTCATTCACACATggtcttctccctcacctcaTCCCTTCCCTCTCATGTTTGATCTACTTTTATTGTCACCATCGTGGACACTGTTCACTCAAACGTCGCCGTCGCTACTCTTCCTCCTATTGTTGCTTcatgcccctccctccctccctcggcGTACTCCTTCGCCCCTGGACACCGAGCCCGAACTGTGGAGTGAAAGTAGCGAAAAGCATGAGCGCGCCCTGTTAGCGAAGTCACTCGCGAACGAGGAGTGCATTTTTCTGCTAGGTAGGAGCAGTCGTAGTCGTTGAAGAGTCAAGAGGAACTTCGACGCGGCGTCGCGCGCGACTGTTAACGTGTGGGTGGGTAAGTGCGTCGCCGCCTCGCTTTTATGCATTGCAGTGGGCAtaaggaggggggaggggcaggagagaaaatgaaagggaaaaaatcCGACTAAGGGAAAAGGATGCGAAAGAAGATACTTCACACACTTCATTGTCTGACGAGGCGCGTTGTGGGAGTCCAACACGGATTCATTCGTCCTTCGACTCGCTGCCTCCTGCCTTCCCCCTGTACAGCCACCTGTGCCATCACTTCGTGTCTCTTGCGAGGCTGGGCAAGGCAACCCATTGCTCAGATCTGAGTGTGCGCCTACTACGCGCCTGACACCCAATAACGCCAACCGAGAGCAAAAGAAGAGCTGAGGAATGAATCGACCAAACCGGGATAGCACGGGTCAACTTACGGTCATGGCTGCCCTTCAAGCCACCCtacttccctctctccttacCCCGTTGGCGAGCAGGAAGCAACGTAGCTTTTAGTCCTCTATTTCTGCCAGCACTGCCCAGCGTATGTGCCTCCTCGACAAGTACACTGCAATATGTGGCACCGTTgatggtgtgtgcgcgtgtgtccgTCAGTGTGTTTCAACAGGTCTACTcctcctttgttttctcaTGCTTTGGtgcggagaaagagagagagagagagaacgtccacccgctgcttcgccagcgcgcatccccctcccttcacaGATCGTATTAGTCCCTCGcattcccccctctcctcctccccccccccccccccccccccccccgcagcCTTCGCAGTATCATCGCCTCCGTCTGGCGACTTCGCACAACACAATTAGGAACCTAAAGCATAGTTAATTCgcacgaaagaaaaaagcaaaTGTTGCGTCGGCTGTACGTGGCGCACGCGACGGCCGGaacggcgctggcgtcgcGTCAGGTGGCCTGGCTGCGCTCACACACGGCGGCTCCCACACAGTCACCGCAATCCCCCGTCCCCCCGCACGCCCTGTGCGTGGCACAGCGAAGCTTCATGGACTCCGTCTTTGGTCGCCCACAGACGAAGGTGAAGCTGGACGATGTCGCCTACGACAAGTCCGCGCCACACTACAGCGGCACAGTCTTTGGGCTGCCAGCTGACAACGTCATTTTCTACTCGAAGGTGGCTGCCGGCACGTTCGCGACGTTGGTTGTCGTGTACATTTTCTTCAAGGGCTACGTTCTTCTCTCCCGCTTTAGCCTGCAGACGGTCGCTCGGCTAGGGTTTATGAGCGGCTTTGCGTGCTGTCTTATCAGCTACACAGTCGCCCTGTCTCTCATCCGGCGCTACCGCATCAATGCCGATACGGTGTACAATCAATCCATTGCGCTTGTCATGCGCAATGAaaaggtggtgcagcacctcggcacgcacccacgcaccggCGACTTCCGCACGTACAACGCGACCGGTGGCTTCAAGCTGCCGTTGATGCGCCGCATCCGCAGTGGCTCGTACGAGCTGTCGGACCTCCTCGGGCTGAAGCAACGCCGGCTGCAGATGCTCCTCACACTCAAGAACCCCTCCAGCGGCAACGAAGGCCTGGTCTCGTGCGATGTGCGTAAGGAGAGCACCGGCTTCTTGTCCTCCACGAATGTGTACAAGTCTCTCTCCATCACGCTCTACTCGGAGAACAAGAAGGCGGAGCCGGAGACGATCATTCTGATCGGCAAACCGGAGGATGTCGTGTACCGCTCTCTCATCCTGCGCTGAAGAAGTGCGCGGCAGTGCGGCGCAATCACTGAGAGAGATGGGCTGTGTACATGTGTAGGGAAACGGGAGAAATGGAGTAGAGATAATGGGTGGGTGCTACCAAGGCGTAGAGAAGTCGAGCCAAGGCAAATGTGTCGCCTGATGGGGAAAGGGGGTTGTATGCCTCTTGTCCCCCTCTCGGTCCCTCGATCCATGTGCAGGCCTGCACACTTCTTTAGCTTCAGGGTGGATGGGTGACTGGAGATGGGATCAGAATGATGAcgtggtggggggaggagtctGCACCCATGGACTTGGGGGCGAtcagctgctgaagacgaAATTGAACGCTTGGCAAGTTGATTTCATCACGTCAGGCgcacacctcctctctcgctcgctctgtAGCCTCGTCGCTAGGGAATGGGGGATGTGCAATACTCCCGGCAGCAAACGGCGTCCCTTGTCATTCATGTTTGGGCACTTGTGGACGCTTCCGCTGCGCACGTGGATTTTTTTTTGCCCGTGCCAATGGTGGGGGTCTTCGTATGGCTGCCACCGCCCCGAGACGCGTCatcctcccccacccccctcccatgGCCATcagccccccttctctttcttttttgcccccccccctcctcctcctcctcctcctgggcTGACACGCCTCGGGGGATTTCGCTTGTTCGGATTTCGGGTCAGTTGGACCCTCGTCCTCGTTGGTCTCACGGACATGGCGGTCACTCTTCTTGGCTTCCCTTGACGGCGTGGGCGTGGGTTCGGGCTGGCGTATGGGCATGAGCGCGGGTTCGCTatccgccccctcccccctcccgccatcgcatttttttttcctctcacACCTCGATACCAGTCACCGTACCTTCATGGGTTGTTGCTGTTTGCGTTTTCGCCTGCACGTATGCCTCTTGCCAGCTAGTGGGTCGGTCTGAAGGAAAACTTATCGGCCTACTCCCCttgtttgctctctttttcgttcattaggtgtgtgggggtgtgtgcgtgcgcgtgtgtgggtgtatgtgtgccaACTCGTATCCATACATAGTGCGTATGCAGATGATGGAACGGCTGTGCTCCTGCACGAGCGAAAGATGGCAAGTAGAagtctgcagcagcagcggtactgCTATCAGACAAAGGGTCAGCTCTGTTTTACAAGGAACCGCAGTATCGCTTCACCCTTTCCATGCATTGTGTTTCGCAGAGAGGCTCCTCATGCCCCCTGCTCCGTTCCCTCCCCTCAACATACCGAATGAAAAGGTTGTGTAGGGGCCCATCAACGCGCTAGCAGAGGCAAGCGAGCGTTAGTCGCAGGATTGCGACGTCTTCGcatcgctttctctctctccctccttcccacctccacctccacccccttcaGATCCGATCTGCCACTCGCATAGaatcacacgcacatgcatcCATATAGCGCCCTAGAATGTCTTCAAGGGCCATACATACACGCGCATCAtcagcacacagagagagagagactacCTTCGTGTAAACGGCGACGACAAGTCTGGGATGGACGTTCCACTGCGCCTTCGACTGGCCTACGCCAACTGCCTCAATAATGTCTACTGCGACGGGAGAAATGTAAGATGCGACGCCAAACCTCTCTCCTGTGACTTGTCGTACACCAGCAGAGGCGCTGAGCATGACGGGCGGCACTGGCTGAGCTCGCTGGTGGCGTCGGTCGAGTCGAACCAGTCCGAGGAAGCCTTGCTGCATACCGACCTAGCGGTcagtgcctctctcctttccccacTCGTGGCCACAGAATTCATGGAAGCGAGAGCACCACAATCGTCGTACATCGCAGACCAGAAACTGCAAGGCTGCCTTGAGAAGAGGGAATCTGTTGACCAGTTagccgctccttctccgcggCCGTCTGATAATATCGGTGCAGCTCCTTTCTCCCCGCGTACAGAAAGCCCAGTCGACGAGATGCCGCCAGAATCGCCGCACACGCCATTCGCCACTTTCAGCAAGACTGCCCCATTACC from the Leishmania panamensis strain MHOM/PA/94/PSC-1 chromosome 28 sequence genome contains:
- a CDS encoding hypothetical protein (TriTrypDB/GeneDB-style sysID: LpmP.28.1660) is translated as MDSVFGRPQTKVKLDDVAYDKSAPHYSGTVFGLPADNVIFYSKVAAGTFATLVVVYIFFKGYVLLSRFSLQTVARLGFMSGFACCLISYTVALSLIRRYRINADTVYNQSIALVMRNEKVVQHLGTHPRTGDFRTYNATGGFKLPLMRRIRSGSYELSDLLGLKQRRLQMLLTLKNPSSGNEGLVSCDVRKESTGFLSSTNVYKSLSITLYSENKKAEPETIILIGKPEDVVYRSLILR